In Amycolatopsis jiangsuensis, the following proteins share a genomic window:
- a CDS encoding LLM class flavin-dependent oxidoreductase, translated as MAQAQESDVRISVLDTSPVVAGSTAREALQHTLDLAVLADDLGYHRYWTAEHHGMAGVASAAPAVVAGRLAAATHRLRVGSGGVLLPHHAPIVVAEQFGTLTAFHPGRIDLGVGRAPGGSSRAADAVRPESERTATDFPGRLEELLGYLDGTQPVRAIPADGNTPAVWLLGSTTTSAQLAAARGLPYAFARHLNPGDAAAALHRYRTEFRPGRIPAPASLVSVAVIAAETDEHAEWLAGPTRLKILQRLRGGSIRLPPPGEAAKYPWTDEERAEIAVRSRGLVVGSPATVREQLQAVLDETGTGELMITTRVFDHADRRASYELVSSVAKGLTARPG; from the coding sequence GTGGCGCAAGCGCAGGAGTCCGACGTGCGGATCTCCGTGCTGGACACGTCGCCGGTCGTCGCGGGGTCGACGGCACGGGAGGCACTGCAGCACACGCTGGACCTCGCCGTGCTGGCCGACGACCTGGGCTACCACCGGTACTGGACGGCGGAGCACCACGGCATGGCCGGGGTGGCGAGCGCGGCCCCCGCCGTCGTCGCGGGGCGCCTCGCGGCCGCGACGCACCGGTTGCGGGTCGGCTCGGGTGGCGTACTGCTGCCGCACCACGCGCCGATCGTGGTGGCCGAGCAGTTCGGCACCCTCACCGCGTTCCACCCCGGGCGGATCGATCTCGGCGTCGGCCGCGCCCCCGGCGGATCCTCGCGCGCCGCGGACGCGGTACGCCCCGAAAGCGAGCGGACCGCCACGGATTTCCCCGGCCGGCTCGAGGAACTGCTCGGCTACCTGGACGGAACCCAGCCGGTACGAGCGATTCCGGCGGACGGGAACACCCCCGCGGTGTGGCTGCTCGGCTCCACCACGACCAGCGCACAGTTGGCCGCGGCACGGGGACTGCCCTACGCGTTCGCCCGCCACCTCAACCCCGGCGACGCGGCGGCGGCGCTCCACCGCTACCGCACGGAGTTCCGGCCCGGCCGCATCCCGGCCCCGGCGAGTCTGGTCAGCGTGGCCGTGATCGCGGCCGAGACCGACGAACACGCCGAATGGCTGGCCGGCCCCACCCGGTTGAAGATTCTGCAACGGCTGCGCGGTGGCAGCATCCGACTGCCGCCACCCGGCGAAGCCGCGAAGTATCCCTGGACCGACGAGGAGCGCGCGGAAATCGCCGTCCGCTCCCGTGGTCTCGTGGTGGGATCCCCGGCGACAGTGCGGGAGCAGCTGCAGGCCGTGCTCGACGAAACGGGCACCGGCGAGCTGATGATCACCACCCGGGTGTTCGACCACGCCGACCGCCGCGCGTCCTACGAACTCGTCTCCTCCGTCGCGAAAGGACTGACCGCCCGGCCGGGATGA